A portion of the Blautia hansenii DSM 20583 genome contains these proteins:
- a CDS encoding type II toxin-antitoxin system HicA family toxin: MKQRELIKRLEDGGFVFERHGGNHDIYKRGNDEEKIPRHREVNERLAKAILRKWGLL, encoded by the coding sequence TTGAAGCAACGTGAGTTGATAAAGAGATTAGAAGATGGTGGGTTTGTTTTTGAAAGACATGGTGGAAATCACGATATATACAAACGAGGCAATGATGAAGAGAAGATACCACGTCATCGAGAAGTCAATGAACGGTTGGCAAAAGCAATATTAAGAAAATGGGGATTATTATAA
- a CDS encoding Bro-N domain-containing protein: MSELKIFENKEFGQVRIVMIDGEPWFVGKDVARALGYGEGKSLNNAIANHVDDEDKGVTEMMTPGGKQNMTIINESGLYALIFGSKLKSAKEFKHWVTSEVLPSVHKTGKYEANKNNTIIPTVVGSVTQIPPLGNWYDKMKLRIDALCEIYDTSRKQLYHLILTQVQGKYSWDYAVMAYINETGSAPRYPMDVVAHFQQLQTEAENIINILLEHAGYNI, translated from the coding sequence ATGAGTGAATTAAAAATTTTTGAAAACAAAGAATTTGGACAAGTGAGAATAGTGATGATTGATGGAGAACCTTGGTTTGTTGGAAAGGATGTAGCAAGAGCACTTGGATATGGTGAAGGAAAATCCCTTAACAATGCGATTGCGAATCATGTAGATGATGAAGATAAAGGTGTCACTGAAATGATGACTCCCGGTGGAAAACAAAATATGACTATTATTAACGAGTCAGGTCTATATGCTCTTATCTTCGGCAGCAAGCTAAAATCTGCTAAAGAGTTTAAACACTGGGTAACGAGCGAGGTACTTCCATCAGTCCACAAAACAGGAAAATACGAAGCTAATAAAAATAACACTATTATTCCAACTGTAGTCGGTAGTGTAACCCAAATTCCTCCTCTTGGTAACTGGTACGATAAAATGAAACTTCGTATTGATGCTTTATGTGAGATATATGATACAAGCAGAAAACAGTTATATCACTTAATCCTTACTCAAGTACAAGGAAAATACAGTTGGGATTATGCAGTGATGGCATATATCAATGAGACTGGTTCTGCTCCGAGATATCCTATGGATGTTGTCGCTCATTTCCAGCAGCTTCAAACAGAAGCAGAGAATATAATTAATATTCTTTTAGAACATGCAGGATACAATATTTAA
- a CDS encoding DUF262 domain-containing protein, which yields MSLRKANITWNSKQISKMIDNEKVTFDNVVQRGDVWETARRSYLIDSMITGYPVPPIYAKRGDEKIYDILEGQQRLLTINKLLHDEFALTGLNDIVIIDEVTGEMKTYQLNGLRFSELPEEIQEIINTFNFTIYYFDDITPEEVREMFKRLNNGKPLSTKERNIANCEDIENIMEIGEHEIFHEMMNKKAYHAKKYVPIIVKMYLMIYEPLDEVSFEGKHFNPVIEKLRITEEEKKKLIDVFDLIEYVHDSIASDTDKASAKIAKKIYKETHLVSLIPFVKKAVEENLNADIFTDWIMKFFSSTDGASISDEYNLASQAGSAKNENIQKRHRALEKNFEEFFDKIENIEM from the coding sequence ATGAGTTTAAGAAAAGCAAATATTACATGGAACAGTAAACAAATATCAAAGATGATTGATAATGAAAAAGTTACTTTTGACAATGTTGTGCAAAGAGGAGATGTATGGGAAACAGCAAGGAGGTCTTATCTTATCGACTCTATGATTACGGGATATCCTGTACCTCCAATTTACGCCAAGAGAGGAGATGAAAAAATCTATGATATTCTGGAAGGACAACAAAGATTATTGACTATCAATAAGCTTCTTCATGATGAATTTGCTCTTACTGGATTAAATGATATTGTTATCATTGATGAAGTAACAGGAGAAATGAAAACTTATCAATTGAATGGTCTTCGATTTTCAGAATTGCCTGAAGAAATTCAAGAGATAATAAATACATTTAACTTTACAATTTATTATTTCGATGATATTACGCCGGAAGAAGTGAGAGAAATGTTCAAGCGTTTAAATAACGGAAAACCATTGTCAACTAAAGAAAGAAATATTGCTAATTGTGAAGATATTGAGAATATTATGGAAATTGGTGAACACGAAATTTTTCATGAAATGATGAATAAGAAAGCTTATCATGCAAAGAAGTATGTTCCAATTATCGTGAAAATGTATTTAATGATTTACGAGCCATTAGATGAAGTTTCTTTTGAAGGAAAACATTTTAATCCAGTAATTGAAAAGCTTAGAATTACTGAGGAAGAGAAAAAGAAATTGATAGATGTATTTGATTTAATAGAATATGTACACGATTCTATTGCCAGTGATACGGATAAGGCTAGTGCAAAGATTGCTAAGAAGATATATAAAGAAACACATTTAGTATCACTTATACCATTTGTGAAAAAGGCAGTAGAAGAAAATCTAAATGCAGACATATTTACGGATTGGATAATGAAGTTCTTTTCTTCAACTGACGGAGCTAGTATTTCAGATGAATATAATCTTGCATCTCAAGCTGGTTCGGCAAAAAATGAAAATATCCAGAAAAGACATAGAGCTTTAGAGAAAAACTTTGAAGAGTTTTTCGACAAAATTGAAAACATTGAAATGTAA
- a CDS encoding type II toxin-antitoxin system HicB family antitoxin produces MKVAYPVIFTDVDTNILIEVPDLEILTEANEEGKPKGTLADAIMMARDAIGIACIEKEDKGDEIKEPSLLENIDITQSTFAGEGKNIISIVDVDLVEYRRKIDTKVVRKNVSLPSWLNYEADKAGINVSRVLQEALISVLGVSRRV; encoded by the coding sequence ATGAAAGTAGCATATCCAGTAATATTTACAGATGTTGATACGAATATTTTAATTGAAGTGCCAGATTTGGAAATATTAACGGAAGCAAATGAGGAAGGAAAACCAAAAGGTACACTGGCAGATGCAATTATGATGGCAAGAGATGCCATTGGAATTGCTTGTATTGAAAAGGAAGATAAAGGAGATGAGATAAAAGAACCTTCTTTGCTAGAAAATATTGACATTACACAGTCTACTTTTGCAGGAGAAGGAAAGAATATAATTTCAATAGTTGATGTGGATTTAGTAGAATATAGAAGAAAGATTGACACAAAAGTTGTAAGAAAAAATGTTTCATTACCTAGTTGGTTGAATTATGAAGCAGATAAAGCAGGAATTAATGTGTCAAGAGTATTACAAGAAGCACTTATTAGTGTTTTAGGTGTTTCACGTAGAGTATAA
- a CDS encoding reverse transcriptase domain-containing protein has translation MKVSKLLKMMFEFDRWQELINHATEKGIRLDVLHEYCFEEKREKLFADILSNQYNIFPPHIARIPKDKPGEFREVYVNEALDRIVLTLINDCLCDLFKDMVHPNCKSYQKGTSTQKVVLEVSQKIVSLNKQGIIGYKSDFSKYFDTVNIEVIDNIFDVLEKRLGFKKDTEPVINLLRRYYHQDLYFNLQGKLEARYQGLKQGCAVASFLANACLYELDEYMANKYEIYYRYSDDTVVIDNHVENVITDMNNIISKYGVTLNPKKVEPLYSDKWFKFLGFLIKGNQITLSGTRVKKFQKEVEKRSIKRRKCSSKQAKNAITKFLYEGEFNWATSCLSIINVEKDINELNGFIMDCIRACETGKKKIGGLGSVTNLPDKTILRGTGRNVKSNKAKTGYIEKYISVGCLAKDVKLAQPVFETVVRNMWR, from the coding sequence ATGAAAGTAAGCAAATTATTAAAAATGATGTTTGAATTTGACAGATGGCAGGAATTAATTAACCATGCAACGGAAAAGGGAATACGTTTAGATGTATTGCATGAGTATTGTTTTGAAGAGAAAAGAGAAAAATTGTTTGCTGATATTTTAAGCAATCAATACAACATTTTTCCTCCTCATATAGCACGAATTCCAAAAGATAAGCCGGGAGAATTTAGAGAAGTATACGTAAATGAAGCTTTAGATAGAATTGTACTTACTTTAATAAATGACTGTCTTTGTGATTTGTTTAAAGATATGGTACATCCAAATTGTAAATCATATCAAAAAGGCACATCAACACAAAAAGTAGTATTGGAAGTGTCTCAGAAAATTGTAAGTCTTAATAAACAAGGAATTATTGGTTATAAATCAGATTTTTCTAAATATTTTGACACAGTAAATATTGAAGTCATTGATAATATATTTGACGTATTGGAAAAAAGATTAGGATTTAAAAAAGATACAGAACCTGTTATTAATCTTCTTAGAAGATATTATCATCAAGATTTATATTTCAACCTGCAAGGTAAACTTGAAGCAAGGTATCAAGGGTTGAAGCAAGGATGTGCTGTAGCATCTTTTTTAGCTAACGCTTGCTTATATGAACTTGATGAATATATGGCAAATAAATATGAAATTTATTATAGATATAGTGATGATACAGTTGTCATTGATAATCATGTTGAAAATGTTATTACAGACATGAACAACATTATAAGTAAATATGGAGTCACTTTAAATCCTAAGAAAGTAGAACCTTTGTATTCTGATAAATGGTTTAAATTCTTAGGATTTTTGATTAAGGGAAATCAAATAACTCTAAGTGGAACAAGAGTGAAAAAATTTCAAAAGGAAGTTGAAAAAAGAAGCATTAAAAGACGAAAATGTTCTAGCAAACAAGCAAAAAATGCAATTACAAAATTCCTTTACGAAGGAGAATTTAACTGGGCTACATCATGTTTAAGTATTATAAATGTAGAAAAAGATATCAATGAATTAAATGGTTTTATTATGGATTGTATTCGAGCTTGCGAAACAGGGAAAAAGAAAATTGGCGGATTAGGAAGTGTAACTAATCTTCCTGATAAAACAATTCTTAGAGGTACAGGAAGAAATGTAAAAAGCAATAAGGCAAAAACAGGTTATATTGAAAAATATATATCTGTTGGATGTTTAGCTAAAGACGTAAAGCTGGCTCAACCAGTATTTGAAACTGTTGTAAGGAATATGTGGAGGTAA
- a CDS encoding DUF5688 family protein, whose product MTREDIIRELEVKGFNVEMKDTVKNGVICKGILVHDEKDVNPLIYTEQMIQEADKRKKTLEEVVDEFIKVYENSKDCMKMEIQRRRWIRYLMNRDWVMKHLSIAIQKSSDENLVKHDLDNFTGMEAYLLLMENGKEDESYSMKIETCHLKQWNISEEEAWKIAYKHICEETHIVGMSQMMSELIGAPVEEEEDDMMYVISNSDKMKGASAILNEKALKEFAQKKGVARLYVLPSSVHEMIIIPDNGEFDLSVLSEMVSEVNNTEVKPEEQLPSRAYLLEF is encoded by the coding sequence ATGACAAGAGAAGATATCATTAGAGAGTTAGAAGTAAAGGGATTTAATGTGGAAATGAAAGATACTGTAAAAAATGGAGTAATATGTAAAGGCATTTTAGTACATGATGAAAAAGACGTAAATCCGTTAATATATACAGAACAGATGATACAAGAGGCAGATAAACGTAAAAAGACACTAGAAGAAGTAGTAGATGAATTTATTAAGGTGTACGAAAATAGCAAGGACTGTATGAAAATGGAAATTCAAAGAAGGAGATGGATACGCTATTTAATGAATCGTGACTGGGTAATGAAACATTTAAGTATTGCAATTCAAAAATCTTCAGATGAAAATTTAGTAAAACATGATTTAGATAATTTTACAGGAATGGAGGCATACTTGTTACTAATGGAAAATGGAAAAGAAGATGAAAGTTATTCTATGAAAATTGAAACTTGTCATTTAAAACAATGGAATATTAGTGAGGAAGAAGCATGGAAAATAGCTTATAAGCATATCTGCGAAGAAACTCATATTGTTGGAATGTCTCAGATGATGAGTGAATTAATCGGAGCACCAGTAGAAGAGGAAGAAGACGATATGATGTATGTGATTTCCAATTCTGACAAAATGAAAGGTGCAAGTGCGATTTTGAATGAAAAAGCATTGAAAGAATTTGCACAGAAGAAAGGTGTCGCTAGACTTTATGTTTTACCTTCATCTGTACATGAGATGATTATCATACCGGATAACGGAGAATTTGATTTATCCGTTTTAAGTGAGATGGTATCAGAAGTAAACAATACAGAAGTAAAACCAGAAGAACAGCTTCCAAGTCGTGCATACTTGTTAGAATTTTAA
- a CDS encoding GP88 family protein codes for MNVKISNGNSKMGKIPSVSFPSLLTCIKCDCNKICYAHKLEKLRPSVRQSYLHNWNLYKSDRETYWREIEATIMLSRFFRFHVSGDIPDQDYIHRMIDVANRHQHCEILCFTKKFDMCNKEISERKGELPNNLHLIYSGWKNLKMKNPYNLPEAHVRYRDGTTTAMEEAIECDGDCTECAITDSGCWVLKKGEQVVFTQH; via the coding sequence ATGAATGTAAAGATTAGTAATGGGAATTCAAAGATGGGAAAAATACCAAGCGTATCTTTTCCATCTTTATTGACTTGTATTAAATGTGATTGTAATAAAATCTGTTATGCTCATAAATTGGAAAAACTACGACCTTCTGTGAGACAGTCTTATTTACATAATTGGAATTTATATAAATCAGATAGAGAAACTTACTGGAGAGAAATCGAGGCAACGATTATGTTGTCTCGATTTTTTAGATTTCATGTATCTGGTGATATTCCAGATCAAGATTATATCCACAGAATGATAGACGTTGCAAACAGACATCAGCATTGCGAAATCTTATGTTTCACTAAGAAGTTTGATATGTGCAATAAAGAAATATCTGAAAGAAAAGGCGAACTACCTAATAATTTACATCTTATTTATAGTGGTTGGAAGAATTTAAAAATGAAAAATCCATACAATCTTCCAGAAGCTCATGTGAGATATAGAGATGGTACTACAACAGCAATGGAAGAAGCTATTGAGTGTGACGGAGATTGTACTGAATGTGCAATTACGGATAGTGGTTGCTGGGTATTGAAAAAGGGAGAACAAGTTGTGTTCACTCAACATTGA